In candidate division WOR-3 bacterium, a single window of DNA contains:
- a CDS encoding tetratricopeptide repeat protein, which produces MFDIFGTKDPRKALQKANEYIKEDKINSAIKVLEGNLTEDEESFDLYLTLARLYFEIEERGRTVEILRQLKSIVPERVDEIIALGSELYYRHASIDLADFLLQLYIEQHQYDENSKVLRQLSEREITLLITRYDKLKQNIDGKNVISKKDFEKLIILSTLRFFANESEKAIESIESVIEIETFAPHLLKWARIISRERYTDWHASLLLMRIQMVNHDFQGALTMAQRTADQFPESIDSLIALISSAKPPKDLENSFTQFLTELYIKKGDLDASIELLLSLLKKDIKKIDDVIKGLRELERINPENLKILYALGETYIKANRISLAIDEFTKILEVDPTQYDEVIKKYKEAFEKEPTNPQVIEALVTAYLKKNDVDAAVEVVEKAYEIDSGLLDEYIIHLNAILEKNIDNKKALYLLGLCYAHKGNHENARLIFENLMESGEFDYVFQATEKICEEQPDDAQYLNLKAKSLVALGREEEAFNLIEKYLEDHPEKLSDFLSTFDVLINKQPQLADRILPRYEKYREEDSFVADLAIARAYAFSGEYDKAVKIFERLFEDEENKSTAKKALIEVIQARPKAVPLLLAAARIFMKEGEVEIATRFFKTAQMVDPKAFFEIVDEFYDALKAFPKDKEVRVLLVETFFNRKLWDRVIEESKRAIEVFGRNSQYFNLMLGKALVEKGNLSDAVRPLMLSLDGEEDCSAEVIEYLDKILNIDKSNVPAHFARGRALSRAHRIDEAVEEYLLTVRILPARAEYVYDELKTLSSKAMANPLIIFAMGSVELVLKKYDDAIKHLLQACELDTSLVKRIIPQYERLIKSASSPLLEFSLAKAYHLANLKSSAVKYYMRAQAADRAYREPAISEMKKICAENPGDIESRKALAELYFQYNNLEDSLDLVNEIFRADSKERDWAKKFVSDVLKKNPKHIPSYYFLSHLFLSEKNDKKAIEVCRKLLEIAPVEITKVIEMLNKVSKGRVEILLYLGALYKDTGEINKAITLFEELFAIDTSFGNAIIYQIKEILKKDASIAEAYLLAHKIFVFQKEYERAIEAIKHAAELTVDNEEIILKEGQTYYAMGEPEKAIKLYTELLDRTKDKKAIYRLIKKTRQQYFEEKLSTIKGADDEERLERARIYLLMNQTAKAKKELQFTPKTKFAIKHHTIMKAKLYVKQNRPIDALAIMKNLPVDEETAPVYADIYEAMGSYEAAALVLRQAGVEDMEQRIASYERLAQDRRLAKGRYFIEGRS; this is translated from the coding sequence ATGTTTGATATATTCGGCACAAAGGATCCACGGAAGGCGTTACAAAAGGCAAACGAGTATATTAAAGAGGATAAGATAAATTCCGCAATAAAGGTACTCGAGGGAAATCTTACTGAAGACGAAGAATCATTTGATCTTTATCTGACTCTCGCCAGGTTGTATTTCGAAATCGAAGAAAGGGGAAGGACTGTTGAGATCCTCCGTCAACTGAAATCGATCGTTCCTGAAAGGGTGGATGAAATCATCGCCTTAGGATCGGAATTATACTATCGTCATGCCTCCATTGATCTGGCTGATTTTCTTTTACAGCTATATATTGAACAACATCAGTATGATGAGAACAGTAAGGTGTTGAGACAGTTGAGTGAGCGCGAGATCACCCTGTTGATCACACGATATGATAAGTTGAAACAGAACATCGATGGTAAAAATGTGATTTCAAAGAAGGATTTTGAGAAACTGATCATTCTTTCCACTTTGAGATTTTTCGCCAATGAGAGTGAAAAAGCGATTGAGTCCATTGAATCGGTGATTGAGATTGAAACATTCGCCCCTCATCTTTTGAAGTGGGCACGCATAATATCACGAGAGCGTTACACGGATTGGCATGCTTCCCTTTTATTGATGCGGATTCAAATGGTAAACCATGATTTTCAGGGTGCTTTGACGATGGCGCAACGGACAGCCGATCAATTTCCTGAAAGTATTGATTCCCTTATTGCATTGATCAGTTCGGCAAAACCACCGAAAGATCTGGAAAACAGCTTCACCCAGTTTTTAACTGAGTTGTATATTAAAAAAGGCGACCTTGATGCGTCGATTGAACTTTTATTGAGCCTTTTAAAGAAAGATATAAAAAAGATCGATGATGTCATAAAAGGACTGCGGGAACTTGAAAGAATTAATCCCGAAAATTTGAAGATTCTTTATGCATTGGGAGAAACGTATATCAAGGCAAACAGAATCTCCCTGGCGATTGATGAGTTCACCAAGATTCTTGAAGTGGACCCGACGCAATATGACGAAGTGATCAAGAAATATAAAGAGGCATTTGAAAAAGAACCGACCAATCCTCAGGTTATTGAAGCCCTTGTTACTGCTTATCTCAAGAAGAATGACGTGGATGCCGCTGTTGAGGTCGTGGAAAAGGCATATGAGATCGATTCAGGATTACTGGATGAGTATATCATACATCTGAACGCGATTCTTGAGAAAAATATTGATAATAAAAAAGCCCTTTATCTTCTCGGCCTGTGCTATGCCCACAAAGGGAATCACGAGAACGCGCGGCTTATTTTCGAAAATTTGATGGAAAGCGGTGAGTTCGATTATGTTTTTCAGGCGACCGAAAAGATTTGTGAAGAACAGCCGGATGATGCACAGTATTTGAATTTAAAGGCGAAGAGCCTGGTCGCTCTCGGTAGAGAAGAAGAGGCGTTCAACCTTATAGAAAAATATCTCGAAGATCACCCTGAAAAATTAAGCGATTTTCTATCGACGTTTGACGTACTCATAAACAAGCAACCCCAATTAGCCGACAGAATTTTGCCCCGTTATGAAAAGTATCGGGAAGAGGATAGTTTTGTCGCTGACCTGGCGATAGCACGTGCTTATGCCTTCAGCGGTGAGTATGACAAGGCTGTGAAGATTTTTGAGAGGTTGTTCGAAGATGAGGAGAACAAGAGTACTGCGAAGAAGGCGTTGATCGAAGTAATCCAGGCAAGGCCTAAAGCCGTTCCCCTGTTACTCGCCGCGGCAAGAATATTTATGAAAGAAGGAGAGGTGGAGATCGCCACGCGTTTCTTCAAGACTGCGCAGATGGTCGATCCCAAGGCGTTTTTTGAAATCGTTGATGAATTTTATGATGCATTGAAGGCTTTTCCCAAGGATAAAGAAGTGCGTGTGCTCCTGGTGGAGACCTTTTTTAACCGAAAACTGTGGGACCGTGTTATCGAGGAATCAAAAAGAGCGATTGAGGTTTTCGGGAGGAATTCACAATACTTTAACCTTATGCTGGGAAAGGCGCTTGTTGAAAAGGGAAATTTGAGTGATGCGGTCAGACCATTGATGCTCTCTCTGGACGGCGAGGAGGATTGTTCTGCTGAGGTGATAGAATATCTGGATAAAATTCTTAATATCGACAAGAGTAATGTCCCAGCACATTTTGCGCGCGGCAGGGCGTTAAGCAGAGCCCATCGCATAGACGAAGCAGTGGAGGAATACCTTTTGACCGTGAGGATCCTGCCCGCTCGTGCCGAATATGTTTATGATGAATTGAAGACCCTCTCCTCAAAGGCGATGGCGAATCCACTCATTATATTCGCTATGGGAAGTGTGGAACTTGTTCTTAAAAAATATGATGACGCCATCAAACATTTACTTCAGGCTTGCGAGCTGGATACAAGTCTGGTGAAGAGGATTATTCCTCAATACGAACGGCTGATCAAGTCCGCAAGTTCTCCTCTCCTTGAATTTTCCCTGGCGAAAGCATATCATTTAGCCAACTTGAAGAGTTCGGCGGTCAAATATTATATGAGGGCTCAAGCCGCGGATAGAGCCTATCGCGAACCTGCTATTTCCGAGATGAAAAAGATCTGTGCTGAAAATCCCGGTGATATTGAGTCCCGGAAGGCGCTGGCAGAACTATACTTTCAGTATAATAATTTAGAGGATTCCCTGGATCTGGTGAACGAGATTTTCAGGGCGGATAGCAAAGAACGTGATTGGGCGAAGAAATTCGTATCCGATGTTCTCAAGAAAAACCCGAAACATATTCCATCATATTATTTCCTCTCCCATCTTTTCCTCAGCGAGAAGAATGACAAGAAGGCGATCGAGGTGTGCAGAAAATTGTTGGAGATAGCACCGGTTGAAATAACAAAAGTGATTGAAATGCTGAATAAAGTTTCCAAAGGGAGAGTCGAGATTCTTTTATATCTTGGTGCTTTATATAAAGATACAGGAGAAATAAATAAGGCGATTACTTTATTTGAAGAATTATTTGCAATTGACACATCATTCGGGAATGCCATAATTTATCAAATCAAGGAGATTTTGAAGAAAGATGCGTCGATAGCTGAAGCCTATCTGCTCGCCCACAAGATATTTGTTTTCCAGAAAGAATATGAAAGGGCGATTGAAGCGATTAAACATGCTGCGGAATTAACGGTTGACAACGAAGAGATAATACTGAAAGAGGGCCAGACCTATTATGCGATGGGTGAACCTGAAAAGGCGATAAAACTATACACGGAACTTCTCGACCGAACCAAAGACAAGAAAGCCATCTATCGATTGATCAAGAAGACACGTCAGCAGTATTTTGAAGAGAAACTGAGTACGATCAAGGGCGCGGACG